The following proteins are encoded in a genomic region of Candidatus Methylospira mobilis:
- a CDS encoding glycogen/starch/alpha-glucan phosphorylase, producing MTVKTPNDNPLPQAEHEHVRTGTSPRALKAAFQDNLNLVVGRPLEISTAEDRYHAVALSVRDRIMQRWIKQVERWNGANLRQVSYLSAEFLMGPHLGKEMLNLGITEHARQAMTELGLDLDQFIGLEEEPGLGNGGLGRLAACYLDSLATVGYPAIGYGIRYEFGIFDQIIKDGWQVEVTDKWLRFGNVWEIARPHFAQVVKLGGNSEHYTDEHGADRIRWVPGRVVVGTPYDTPILGHGVETCALLRLWSAEAAQSFDFADFNRGDYYGAVHEKVYSENISKVLYPNDEQIQGKHLRLEQQYFFVACSIKDMIRLCLRRGLPIERFNEMYCIQLNDTHPAIAIAELMRQLVDKFALPWEQAWDITRKSFSYTNHTLLPEALEKWPLPLFSSVLPRHLEIIYEINHRFLDEIRIRYPGDEGKVERMSIIDESGEKYVRMANLAVIGSHAINGVAELHSELVKSQLFADFHEMAPERFHNVTNGVTPRRFIALSNPGLARLIDDKIGDGWLTDLDRLKGLETYANDTGFQQVWADVKRDNKIRLAKIIKHRTGIVVDPASLFDIQVKRIHEYKRQHLNVLNIISLYQRIKHDPKYVGTPRTFIFGGKAAPGYFMAKLIIKLINSVSEVINHDPQVRDMIKVVFLPDYNVKHAQNIYPAADLSEQISTAGKEASGTGNMKFSMNGALTIGTLDGANIEIREEVGEENFFLFGLTADQVASLKTDGYAPYDYYHGDMELKQAIDLINCGLFSHGDTRLFRPLTDHLLHHDEYLLMADYRPYVDCQQEVDHAYRDPAHWTHMSILNVARMGKFSSDRAIREYGKNIWNIEPLQ from the coding sequence ATGACCGTAAAAACGCCAAACGACAACCCGCTGCCGCAGGCCGAACATGAACATGTGCGAACCGGAACCAGTCCTCGCGCACTGAAAGCCGCTTTCCAGGACAATCTCAACCTGGTTGTCGGACGTCCGCTGGAAATTTCCACAGCCGAGGACCGCTATCACGCCGTCGCGCTTTCGGTGCGCGACCGCATCATGCAGCGCTGGATAAAACAGGTCGAACGATGGAATGGCGCCAATCTCAGACAGGTTTCCTACTTGTCGGCAGAGTTTTTGATGGGGCCGCATCTGGGCAAGGAAATGCTTAATCTTGGGATTACCGAGCATGCGCGCCAGGCGATGACCGAGCTGGGTCTCGATCTCGATCAATTCATCGGTCTGGAAGAAGAGCCCGGTTTGGGAAACGGCGGATTGGGCAGATTGGCAGCCTGCTATCTCGATTCGCTGGCGACCGTCGGCTACCCGGCCATCGGCTACGGCATACGCTACGAATTCGGCATCTTCGATCAGATCATCAAGGACGGCTGGCAGGTCGAGGTCACCGATAAATGGCTCCGCTTCGGCAACGTCTGGGAAATCGCGCGTCCGCACTTTGCCCAGGTGGTCAAACTGGGAGGAAATAGCGAGCATTACACCGACGAACACGGAGCGGATCGGATACGCTGGGTTCCGGGCCGGGTCGTGGTGGGCACACCTTATGACACGCCGATACTCGGACACGGCGTGGAAACCTGCGCCTTGCTGCGGTTATGGAGCGCGGAGGCGGCCCAATCCTTCGATTTTGCAGACTTCAACCGCGGCGATTATTACGGAGCGGTGCATGAGAAAGTCTATTCGGAAAATATCTCCAAAGTCCTCTATCCCAATGACGAGCAGATACAGGGCAAGCATTTGCGTCTCGAGCAGCAATATTTTTTCGTCGCCTGCTCGATCAAGGACATGATACGGCTCTGTCTGCGCAGGGGGCTGCCGATCGAACGTTTCAACGAGATGTATTGCATCCAGCTCAACGATACGCATCCGGCCATTGCCATCGCGGAATTGATGCGCCAGCTGGTAGACAAGTTCGCCCTGCCCTGGGAACAGGCCTGGGACATTACGCGCAAGTCTTTCTCCTACACCAATCATACCCTGCTGCCCGAGGCCCTTGAAAAATGGCCGCTGCCTTTATTCTCGTCCGTGCTGCCGCGCCACCTCGAAATCATCTACGAAATCAACCACCGCTTTCTCGATGAAATTCGCATCCGCTATCCGGGCGACGAAGGAAAAGTCGAACGCATGTCGATCATCGACGAGAGCGGTGAGAAATACGTGCGCATGGCCAACCTGGCGGTTATCGGCAGCCATGCCATTAACGGCGTAGCGGAACTGCATTCCGAACTGGTAAAGAGCCAGCTGTTTGCGGACTTCCACGAAATGGCGCCGGAAAGGTTTCATAACGTGACCAACGGCGTTACCCCGCGGCGCTTCATCGCTTTGAGCAATCCGGGACTGGCGCGGCTGATAGACGACAAGATCGGCGATGGCTGGCTGACCGATCTCGACCGTCTTAAGGGACTCGAAACCTACGCCAACGATACCGGGTTTCAGCAGGTCTGGGCCGATGTAAAACGCGACAACAAGATACGTCTTGCGAAAATCATCAAGCACCGCACCGGCATCGTAGTCGATCCGGCATCGCTGTTCGATATTCAGGTAAAACGTATTCATGAATACAAGCGCCAGCATCTGAACGTGCTGAATATCATCAGCCTGTATCAGCGCATAAAACACGACCCCAAATACGTCGGCACGCCCCGCACCTTTATTTTCGGCGGAAAGGCTGCGCCCGGTTATTTCATGGCCAAGCTGATCATCAAGCTGATTAATTCGGTGAGCGAGGTCATCAATCACGATCCGCAGGTACGGGATATGATCAAGGTCGTGTTTTTGCCGGATTATAACGTCAAGCATGCCCAGAACATTTATCCGGCCGCGGATTTATCCGAGCAGATATCGACCGCCGGCAAGGAAGCTTCCGGTACCGGCAACATGAAGTTTTCGATGAACGGCGCGTTGACCATAGGCACGCTGGACGGCGCCAACATCGAGATTCGCGAAGAGGTCGGAGAAGAAAATTTCTTCCTGTTCGGCTTGACCGCCGATCAGGTCGCCTCGCTGAAAACGGATGGCTACGCCCCCTACGATTATTATCACGGCGACATGGAGCTCAAGCAGGCTATCGACCTGATCAACTGCGGACTGTTTTCGCACGGCGACACCAGGCTTTTCCGTCCGCTTACCGATCACCTGCTGCATCATGACGAATACCTGTTGATGGCGGATTACCGGCCCTACGTGGACTGCCAGCAGGAGGTCGATCACGCTTATCGCGATCCCGCGCACTGGACTCATATGTCGATACTGAATGTCGCACGCATGGGTAAATTCTCGTCCGACAGAGCCATCCGCGAGTATGGAAAGAACATTTGGAACATAGAGCCCTTGCAATAA
- a CDS encoding histidine phosphatase family protein, with translation MSLNLYLLRHGETEASLSGGYCGRLDPDLTEAGHEMAHDFAEAYQEHSWSAVYVSPLLRTRSTAAPICRLTGLDMRLRDGLRELDYGCWEGKSPAEVEREYHDDYLHWLADPGWNAPTAGERGIDVAQRALGVLAEIQAEHASGNVLVISHKATLRLLLCSLMGIDVGSYRDRVNVLVASVAVVEFGTHGPLLVRLGDRSHLRSVLRERPGT, from the coding sequence ATGTCGTTGAATTTATATTTGCTGAGACATGGCGAAACCGAAGCAAGCCTTAGCGGCGGCTATTGCGGCAGGTTGGACCCGGACCTGACGGAAGCAGGCCATGAGATGGCCCATGATTTCGCGGAAGCATACCAGGAGCACTCATGGTCTGCCGTCTATGTCAGTCCGCTGCTGCGAACCCGCTCGACCGCAGCGCCGATCTGTCGGCTGACAGGACTCGACATGCGCCTGCGCGACGGCCTGCGCGAACTGGATTACGGCTGTTGGGAAGGCAAGTCGCCGGCAGAGGTGGAGCGAGAATATCACGATGACTATCTGCATTGGCTGGCCGACCCGGGGTGGAATGCGCCTACTGCCGGTGAGCGCGGCATAGACGTGGCGCAGCGCGCACTGGGCGTGCTTGCCGAAATTCAGGCGGAACATGCCAGTGGCAACGTATTGGTGATTTCCCACAAGGCGACACTGCGTCTTTTGTTATGCAGTCTGATGGGGATTGATGTCGGGAGCTACCGCGACCGGGTGAACGTGCTGGTGGCCTCGGTGGCTGTGGTCGAGTTCGGCACGCACGGACCCTTGCTCGTTCGCCTGGGAGATCGATCCCATCTGCGTTCGGTGCTTCGTGAGCGTCCGGGCACCTGA
- a CDS encoding SUF system Fe-S cluster assembly regulator → MLKIGKLTDYAIIVLEFMAREPDRVYAASELAEAVRLATTTASKVLKQLTKSGIISSTRGAHGGYSLSSAPAEISIASVIHIMEGPIALTDCGTLLQGCEQSGFCQARASWEVINRAVRNALEAVSLADMAAVTPPVRRNYLVQIDNSLQKRASSSRKMSKIAG, encoded by the coding sequence ATGCTCAAGATCGGTAAGCTGACTGATTACGCCATTATCGTTTTGGAGTTCATGGCGCGAGAGCCGGATAGAGTGTATGCGGCTTCGGAACTGGCTGAAGCCGTCCGGCTGGCAACGACGACGGCCAGCAAGGTTTTAAAGCAACTGACAAAAAGCGGCATTATCAGTTCGACACGCGGCGCGCATGGCGGTTATAGCCTGAGCAGCGCCCCGGCAGAAATCAGCATTGCTTCCGTTATCCATATTATGGAGGGTCCCATTGCATTGACCGATTGCGGCACCTTGCTGCAGGGATGCGAACAATCGGGTTTCTGTCAGGCCAGGGCCAGCTGGGAAGTAATCAATCGCGCGGTGCGCAATGCGCTGGAGGCAGTGTCGCTTGCGGATATGGCGGCGGTAACACCCCCTGTTCGCAGAAACTATCTGGTGCAGATCGATAATTCGTTGCAGAAGCGGGCTTCAAGCTCGCGAAAGATGAGCAAAATTGCCGGCTAA
- a CDS encoding non-heme iron oxygenase ferredoxin subunit — protein MVDANWIDVAPEGNLAPGEHVVVDVNGTAVAVFRIGDEYYAIEDICTHDRSAISRNCMLEGREIICSRHGGRFCLQTGKALLGPVYENIGVFPVRIEQSVIQVREAD, from the coding sequence ATGGTAGACGCTAACTGGATTGACGTAGCCCCGGAAGGTAATCTGGCTCCCGGCGAGCATGTCGTCGTGGACGTCAACGGCACGGCTGTGGCAGTATTCCGTATCGGCGACGAATATTACGCAATCGAAGATATTTGTACTCACGACCGCTCGGCTATTTCGCGGAATTGCATGCTTGAGGGCCGCGAAATCATCTGCTCGCGGCACGGCGGACGCTTTTGCCTGCAAACCGGCAAAGCTTTACTGGGGCCTGTTTACGAAAATATCGGCGTATTTCCGGTGCGTATCGAACAAAGTGTAATTCAGGTGCGCGAGGCGGATTGA
- the sufC gene encoding Fe-S cluster assembly ATPase SufC — MLEIKNLHVRIGDKPILKGIDLEIKAGEVHAIMGPNGSGKSTLSHVLAGREGYEVTAGSISYQGRDLLAMPAEQRAREGVFLAFQYPVEIPGVSNIYLLKAALNAMRRHRGLNELDAMDFIAMIKDKVKLVDMDEQFLYRAVNQGFSGGEKKRNEILQMAVLEPSLCILDETDSGLDIDALKCVSEGVNRLRDPKRSFILVTHYQRLLDYIKPDFVHVLAQGRIVRSGDAGLALELEKHGYGWIDQGVTGN; from the coding sequence ATGCTAGAAATAAAAAACCTTCATGTCCGCATAGGCGACAAACCGATACTCAAGGGTATAGATCTGGAGATCAAGGCGGGCGAAGTGCATGCCATAATGGGGCCGAACGGCTCCGGCAAAAGCACACTGTCGCATGTGCTGGCCGGACGCGAGGGCTATGAAGTCACCGCAGGCAGTATCAGCTACCAGGGGCGCGATCTGCTGGCGATGCCGGCGGAGCAGCGCGCGCGAGAGGGGGTATTTCTGGCGTTTCAATATCCGGTGGAGATTCCCGGGGTCAGCAATATCTACCTGCTCAAAGCCGCGCTGAATGCGATGCGCCGCCATCGCGGGTTGAACGAGCTTGATGCGATGGATTTTATTGCGATGATCAAGGACAAGGTCAAACTGGTCGATATGGACGAGCAGTTTCTGTACCGCGCGGTCAACCAGGGGTTTTCCGGCGGCGAAAAGAAGCGCAACGAGATTCTGCAAATGGCGGTGCTGGAGCCCAGCCTGTGCATACTGGATGAAACCGATTCGGGACTGGATATCGACGCGCTGAAATGCGTGTCGGAAGGCGTCAATCGTCTGCGCGATCCCAAGCGTTCTTTTATTCTGGTCACGCATTATCAGCGCCTGCTTGATTACATCAAACCGGATTTCGTGCATGTACTGGCGCAGGGGCGCATAGTGCGTTCAGGCGATGCCGGTCTGGCGCTGGAGCTGGAAAAACACGGTTATGGCTGGATCGATCAGGGTGTGACGGGTAATTGA
- a CDS encoding cysteine desulfurase: MIHAMRPDELDVLRLRQDFPALHQYINGHPLVYLDNAASAQKPKAVIDAITHVYEHDYANVHRGVHTLSQRATDLFEGARAKVRAYINARKIEEIIFVRGTTEAINLVAQSYGRPRLQTGDEILITAMEHHSNIVPWQMLCEQTGSVLKVAPMSQQGELLLDAFAGLLSGRTRLVAVTHMSNALGTLNPVKDMIALAHARDIPVLLDGAQAVPHLAVDVQELGCDFYAFSGHKIYAPSGIGVLYGKEALLKAMPPWQGGGDMIRQVRFERSEYAGLPYRFEAGTPNIADAIALGAALDYVQGIGINAIASHEADLLAYAAHKAEQVDGLTLIGTAKHKGAILSFTLDRIHPHDIGTILDQVGIAIRAGHHCAMPVMDFYHVPATARASFALYNTREEVDKLIDGIEELIEVFR; the protein is encoded by the coding sequence ATGATACATGCAATGCGTCCTGACGAGCTGGATGTACTGCGATTACGTCAGGATTTCCCGGCGCTGCATCAATATATCAACGGGCATCCGCTGGTTTATCTGGATAATGCCGCTTCCGCACAGAAGCCGAAAGCGGTAATCGACGCGATCACGCATGTCTATGAGCACGATTACGCCAACGTGCATCGCGGCGTGCATACCTTGAGCCAGCGCGCCACCGATCTTTTCGAAGGCGCGCGCGCCAAGGTGCGCGCCTATATCAATGCGCGCAAAATCGAGGAAATTATTTTCGTGCGCGGCACTACCGAAGCCATCAATCTGGTGGCGCAGAGCTATGGCCGTCCCCGTTTGCAGACGGGAGACGAAATACTGATCACCGCGATGGAACATCATTCCAATATCGTACCCTGGCAGATGCTGTGCGAACAGACCGGATCTGTACTCAAGGTCGCGCCAATGTCGCAGCAGGGCGAGCTGTTGCTGGACGCCTTTGCCGGTCTGCTGTCCGGCCGGACGCGCCTGGTGGCGGTGACCCATATGTCCAATGCGCTGGGTACGCTCAACCCGGTCAAGGACATGATTGCGCTGGCGCATGCGCGCGACATTCCAGTGCTGCTGGACGGCGCGCAGGCGGTTCCGCATCTGGCGGTGGACGTGCAGGAGCTGGGTTGCGATTTTTACGCCTTTTCCGGCCACAAAATATATGCCCCATCCGGCATAGGCGTGCTCTATGGCAAGGAAGCCTTGCTGAAGGCGATGCCGCCGTGGCAGGGCGGCGGCGACATGATCCGCCAGGTTCGCTTCGAGCGTTCCGAGTATGCCGGTTTGCCTTATCGTTTCGAAGCCGGTACGCCCAATATCGCCGACGCTATCGCGCTGGGCGCGGCGCTGGATTACGTGCAGGGTATCGGCATCAACGCCATCGCGTCTCATGAAGCCGATCTGCTGGCGTATGCGGCACATAAGGCCGAGCAGGTTGACGGCCTGACGCTGATCGGAACCGCGAAGCACAAAGGCGCGATTCTGTCGTTTACGCTGGATCGCATCCACCCGCACGATATCGGCACCATACTGGATCAGGTCGGTATCGCGATACGCGCCGGGCATCATTGCGCGATGCCGGTCATGGATTTTTATCATGTGCCGGCCACCGCGCGCGCGTCGTTTGCCTTGTACAATACCCGCGAAGAAGTCGATAAACTGATCGACGGCATAGAAGAACTGATAGAGGTATTTCGCTAA
- the sufD gene encoding Fe-S cluster assembly protein SufD, with translation MSVAEYLDEVSHAIASRNERLPDWLKAEREQARNRFSASGFPTVRDEAWKYMAPLPMLKRSFMPASTLLPEPPESAARLLEHWFLPDAWVIVLLDGYFAPALSRLDGLAPRVVLTGLNRALSEFPERVRLHSQTARGADASYRHGLFYFNAAVFTDGMYLEIPSGAVLNRPVQLLHISTRAEGLAVTHNLAVLGEGASAQLIETYVSAPGVNCMTSASTGLSLAPSARLEHFKIQAESEQAAHFASLHADQSPSSLLIQHNITLGGSWVRNDIASELRQGAECRLSGLFLGRHRQYIDNHTRIVHAEPHAVSRQEYRGVMMDRSRGVFQGRIVVAPGAQQTSAAMNSRNLLLSPDAEIDAKPQLEILADDVRCSHGFSVGDLAPESLFFLASRGIDAATARNMLIFAFAYERVEQIALTSLRSRVQDRLLDSFPHTDIRRDWL, from the coding sequence ATGAGTGTCGCCGAATATCTTGACGAGGTCTCCCATGCTATTGCCAGCCGGAACGAGCGGCTGCCCGACTGGCTGAAAGCTGAACGTGAACAGGCGCGTAATCGTTTCAGCGCGTCCGGTTTCCCAACGGTCAGGGACGAAGCCTGGAAATACATGGCGCCTTTGCCGATGCTAAAACGCAGCTTCATGCCTGCGTCAACCTTGTTGCCGGAACCGCCGGAAAGCGCTGCACGTTTGCTTGAGCATTGGTTCTTGCCTGATGCCTGGGTGATAGTATTGCTCGACGGTTATTTTGCGCCTGCTTTGTCCCGTCTGGACGGTCTGGCCCCGCGTGTCGTGTTGACCGGTCTGAACCGGGCGTTGAGCGAGTTTCCCGAGCGCGTTCGCTTGCATAGCCAGACAGCGCGGGGCGCCGATGCTTCATATCGTCACGGCCTTTTTTATTTTAATGCGGCGGTATTCACCGACGGTATGTATCTGGAAATTCCGTCAGGCGCGGTTTTGAACAGACCGGTGCAATTGCTGCATATATCGACACGGGCTGAAGGTTTGGCTGTTACACATAACCTCGCGGTTTTGGGAGAAGGCGCGTCAGCGCAATTGATCGAGACCTATGTTTCGGCGCCCGGAGTTAACTGCATGACTTCGGCGTCGACAGGGTTGAGTCTGGCGCCGTCAGCGCGGCTGGAGCATTTCAAGATACAGGCCGAATCGGAACAGGCCGCTCATTTCGCATCGCTGCATGCGGATCAATCGCCGTCTTCGCTATTGATACAGCACAATATTACGCTGGGCGGATCCTGGGTGCGCAATGATATTGCCTCGGAGCTCAGGCAGGGCGCGGAGTGCCGGTTGAGCGGCCTGTTTCTGGGACGGCACCGGCAGTATATCGACAACCATACCCGCATCGTGCATGCTGAGCCGCATGCCGTGAGCCGGCAGGAATACCGCGGCGTGATGATGGATCGTTCGCGCGGCGTGTTTCAGGGGCGCATCGTGGTGGCTCCCGGCGCGCAGCAGACCTCGGCAGCGATGAACAGCCGCAATCTGCTGTTGTCGCCCGATGCCGAAATCGATGCCAAGCCGCAACTCGAAATACTGGCCGACGACGTGCGTTGTTCCCATGGGTTCAGTGTTGGCGATCTAGCTCCCGAATCCCTGTTTTTTCTGGCATCGAGAGGCATTGATGCTGCGACCGCGCGTAATATGTTGATATTTGCATTTGCGTATGAGCGCGTGGAACAGATAGCTTTAACCAGCTTGCGCAGCCGCGTGCAGGATCGCCTGCTTGACAGTTTTCCGCATACCGACATACGGAGGGATTGGCTATGA
- the sufU gene encoding Fe-S cluster assembly sulfur transfer protein SufU: MLEHIRDLYQEVVFDHNRNPRNFRVMEDATRTIEGFNPLCGDRITLYVKQEGDVIKDVSFQGQGCAISTASASLMTEIVKEHTEAQAHELFELFHRITTGQDDHANLEGLGKLAVLAGVRAFPARVKCATLAWHSLEAALKDDADVASVTTE, translated from the coding sequence ATGTTGGAGCATATCCGCGATTTGTACCAGGAAGTGGTGTTCGACCATAACCGTAACCCGCGCAACTTCAGAGTCATGGAGGATGCGACGCGCACCATAGAAGGCTTTAACCCGTTGTGCGGCGACCGCATCACGCTGTACGTCAAACAGGAGGGCGATGTGATCAAGGATGTCAGCTTCCAGGGGCAGGGCTGCGCCATTTCCACTGCTTCCGCCTCGCTGATGACGGAAATCGTCAAAGAACACACCGAGGCGCAGGCGCACGAATTGTTCGAGCTGTTTCATCGCATCACCACCGGGCAGGACGATCACGCCAATCTCGAAGGTCTGGGCAAGCTGGCGGTTCTGGCCGGTGTGCGCGCGTTTCCGGCGCGCGTCAAATGCGCCACGCTGGCTTGGCATTCCCTGGAAGCGGCGCTGAAGGATGATGCGGACGTCGCATCGGTGACCACGGAATAG
- the sufB gene encoding Fe-S cluster assembly protein SufB → MSATAKTLEKMMAQDYKPGFVTEMESDTLPPGLSEQVIRTISARKQEPEWLLAWRLDAYRHWLAMEEPHWPYLNYPPIDYDAISYYSAPKSGNTPKSLDEVDPKLLETYSKLGIPLYEQKKLAGVAVDAVFDSVSVATTFKDKLAAAGVIFCSLSEAVREHPDLMRQYLGQVVPAADNFFAALNAAVFTDGSFVYIPKGVRCPMELSTYFRINAAKTGQFERTLIIAEDNSHVSYLEGCSAPMRDENQLHAAVVELIALEGAEIKYSTVQNWYPGDEEGRGGIYNFVTKRGECRGARSRISWTQVETGSAITWKYPSCILRGDDSAGEFYSVALTNHRQQADTGTKMIHIGRNTRSTIISKGISAGRAQNTYRGLVKVLNSAENARNYTQCDSLLIGDRCGAHTFPYIEVKQPTAQVEHEATTSRISEDQLFFCRQRGLSAEDAVSMIVNGFCKDVFKELPMEFAVEAQALLGISLEGSVG, encoded by the coding sequence ATGTCCGCGACAGCAAAAACCCTGGAAAAGATGATGGCCCAGGATTACAAGCCGGGATTTGTGACAGAGATGGAATCCGATACGCTGCCGCCGGGATTGAGCGAGCAGGTGATACGAACTATTTCGGCGCGCAAGCAGGAGCCCGAATGGCTGCTCGCATGGCGTCTGGACGCATACCGGCATTGGCTGGCCATGGAAGAGCCGCACTGGCCTTATCTGAACTACCCGCCGATCGATTACGATGCAATCAGTTATTACTCGGCGCCCAAGTCAGGCAATACGCCGAAAAGCCTGGACGAAGTCGACCCGAAATTGCTGGAAACCTATAGCAAACTGGGCATTCCGCTTTATGAGCAGAAAAAGCTGGCCGGCGTCGCCGTCGATGCGGTTTTCGACAGCGTTTCCGTCGCGACCACATTCAAGGATAAGCTGGCGGCTGCCGGAGTGATTTTCTGCTCGCTGTCCGAGGCGGTGCGCGAACATCCCGACCTGATGCGGCAGTATCTGGGGCAGGTGGTGCCGGCTGCCGACAACTTCTTTGCCGCGTTGAATGCAGCGGTATTTACCGACGGTTCTTTCGTTTATATCCCCAAGGGCGTGCGCTGCCCGATGGAGCTGTCCACCTATTTCCGCATCAACGCCGCGAAAACCGGCCAATTCGAACGCACGCTGATTATCGCCGAAGACAACAGCCATGTGTCTTATCTGGAGGGTTGTTCGGCTCCGATGCGCGACGAAAACCAGCTCCATGCCGCCGTCGTGGAATTGATAGCGCTGGAAGGCGCGGAAATCAAGTACTCGACGGTGCAGAACTGGTATCCCGGCGACGAGGAAGGGCGTGGTGGAATTTACAATTTTGTGACCAAGCGTGGCGAGTGTCGCGGCGCGCGTTCGCGCATTTCGTGGACGCAGGTGGAAACCGGTTCCGCGATTACCTGGAAATATCCCAGCTGCATACTGCGCGGCGACGATTCAGCCGGCGAATTTTATTCGGTGGCGCTGACCAACCATCGGCAGCAGGCCGATACCGGCACCAAGATGATACATATCGGACGCAATACGCGCAGCACCATTATTTCCAAGGGCATTTCCGCCGGGCGCGCGCAGAACACTTACCGTGGTCTGGTCAAGGTGCTGAACAGCGCGGAGAACGCGCGTAATTACACTCAGTGCGATTCGCTGTTGATCGGCGACCGCTGCGGCGCGCATACCTTCCCCTATATAGAAGTAAAACAGCCTACCGCCCAGGTTGAGCATGAGGCGACCACATCGCGTATCAGCGAGGATCAGCTTTTTTTCTGCCGCCAGCGCGGCCTGTCCGCCGAGGATGCCGTTTCGATGATCGTCAACGGCTTCTGTAAGGACGTGTTCAAGGAGTTGCCGATGGAGTTCGCGGTGGAGGCGCAGGCGCTGCTGGGCATCAGTCTGGAAGGCAGTGTAGGTTAG
- the pstS gene encoding phosphate ABC transporter substrate-binding protein PstS encodes MNKLCFMSCLFGVFLNLFPFNPAAAEEKLRLTGSGASFPFPLYSAWFKNYSRDHKDANIDYQAKGSGAGVLDFINRTVDFAASDAAMTPDEIAKVEGGAVLLPMTAGEIVISYNLPGNPQGLKLSRDVYPDIFLGKITRWNDARIQSANAGLKLPDLPITVVRRADSSGTTFVFTHHLGAVSPSWRQGPGAGTTVNWPSSDKIVAAPKNDGVTATIKQTPGAIGYIEYAYAVGARVEMAELQNKAGRFIRPGAESGQATLATAQLPENLIAWVQDPDGEKSYPIATFTWMLFYQRNATPAKAKILRDVVEYGLTEGQKLSTKMGYIPLPENVVSAVRVAARKIQ; translated from the coding sequence ATGAATAAGCTCTGTTTTATGTCATGCTTGTTTGGTGTTTTTCTCAATCTGTTTCCCTTCAATCCGGCGGCCGCGGAAGAAAAATTAAGGCTGACGGGGTCAGGAGCCAGTTTTCCTTTCCCACTGTATTCCGCCTGGTTCAAAAACTACAGCCGCGATCACAAGGACGCCAACATTGACTATCAGGCCAAAGGCAGCGGCGCAGGCGTCCTGGATTTCATTAACCGCACGGTTGATTTTGCCGCCAGCGACGCGGCAATGACCCCTGACGAAATTGCCAAAGTCGAGGGCGGGGCCGTCCTGTTGCCGATGACTGCGGGAGAAATCGTCATTTCTTATAATCTGCCCGGCAATCCGCAGGGTTTAAAACTGTCTCGGGACGTCTATCCGGATATCTTTCTCGGTAAAATCACCCGATGGAACGATGCGCGCATTCAGAGCGCGAACGCCGGCCTGAAACTGCCGGATCTGCCCATTACCGTAGTGCGCCGGGCCGACAGCAGCGGCACGACTTTTGTGTTTACCCATCATCTCGGCGCAGTAAGCCCGTCGTGGCGGCAGGGACCGGGGGCCGGAACCACAGTGAACTGGCCGAGCAGCGACAAAATCGTTGCCGCGCCGAAGAACGACGGCGTCACCGCCACTATCAAGCAGACGCCCGGCGCGATAGGCTACATCGAATACGCTTATGCCGTCGGCGCCAGGGTCGAGATGGCCGAACTGCAGAATAAAGCCGGCCGGTTTATCCGGCCCGGCGCGGAAAGCGGTCAGGCGACGCTGGCCACCGCGCAGCTTCCGGAAAATCTGATTGCCTGGGTGCAGGACCCGGATGGTGAAAAATCCTATCCGATAGCCACCTTTACCTGGATGCTGTTCTACCAGCGGAACGCCACGCCCGCAAAGGCCAAAATCCTGCGCGATGTGGTCGAGTACGGGCTGACCGAGGGACAGAAATTGAGCACCAAAATGGGCTATATCCCGCTTCCCGAGAATGTCGTATCGGCTGTTCGCGTTGCGGCCCGGAAAATTCAGTGA